One Apostichopus japonicus isolate 1M-3 chromosome 7, ASM3797524v1, whole genome shotgun sequence genomic region harbors:
- the LOC139969721 gene encoding protein ILRUN-like, whose product MEVENDTEMELDGDFMQKFSSMGTTDKDVLISEFQRLAGNTVNPTACAFFLDMNNWNLQAAICSYYDFENPAVEMPLPNMTFIQDVTIGEGESVPPDTNFTKTWRVQNSGTDAWPQGSYLRFLQGHVLGSRERQDVRSLEPQEVANISVQMHSPKECGLYQGQWRMCAQNGMFFGETIWVILEVKEGGLLGLTQQMSSMGSSAFSQATHNAAVSNPFGSSTETDLSNSVNSLQLNATQSPSQSPLRPTLFQLPHPQTNQHVQTANSHLSNLDFLPQHSAGPQSNDQEQLANHQLHHHHHQGGGGIS is encoded by the exons aTGGAAGTAGAAAATGACACAGAAATGGAACTCGATGGGGATTTTATGCAGAAGTTTAGTAGCATGGGTACAACTGACAAAGATGTCTTAATAAGTGAGTTTCAAAGACTTGCTGGTAACACTGTCAATCCAACAGCATGTGCCTTCTTCCTGGATATGAACAACTG GAACTTACAAGCTGCCATCTGTTCATACTATGACTTTGAAAATCCTGCAGTGGAAATGCCATTACCTAACATGACCTTCATTCAAGATGTTACGATAGGTGAAGGTGAAAGTGTCCCACCAGATACAAACTTCACTAAGACGTGGAGGGTTCAAAATTCAG GAACAGATGCATGGCCGCAAGGCTCCTACCTAAGATTTCTACAGGGACATGTGCTTGGTTCGAGAGAGAGGCAGGACGTCAGGTCGTTAGAGCCGCAAGAGGTCGCTAACATCAGTGTTCAGATGCACAGCCCGAAGGAATGTGGCCTATACCAGGGCCAGTGGAGAATGTGTGCACAGAATGGAATGTTTTTTGGTG AAACTATTTGGGTGATATTAGAGGTTAAAGAGGGAGGTTTACTTGGTCTAACACAGCAGATGTCATCCATGGGATCATCGGCCTTCAGCCAGGCTACCCACAATGCAGCTGTGTCTAATCCGTTCGGATCTTCCACAG AAACAGATTTGAGTAATTCAGTCAACTCTCTTCAATTAAATGCGACTCAGAGTCCATCTCAATCTCCTCTCAGACCCACTTTGTTCCAG TTACCTCATCCTCAAACAAACCAGCATGTGCAAACAGCAAACTCACATTTATCAAATCTAGACTTCCTCCCTCAACATTCTGCCGGCCCTCAGAGCAATGACCAGGAGCAATTAGCCAACCATCAGcttcaccatcaccaccaccaggGTGGGGGTGGTATATCATAG
- the LOC139969722 gene encoding eukaryotic translation initiation factor 3 subunit M-like gives MNFTTFISLQETEQAGEIKSYLKSQGANIGETLSEKGIQEDLYEILQAVGIVWKNDEEQDIEALFNSILSLLIYLPVEDMSILVPKVSDHLVAAAEGQMCDLRLKILSSLFHGVGEQNALSYIVYCCMLQVAAQAKSCELMQTELDQVRDWIKLWQLDQDKICNLLSLLYEALKESKLSEEASKVMVELLGTYTEDNASQARDEAHRCIENALADPNVYLFDHLLTLRPVKFLEGERIHELLTIFVSGNLEMYQDFYNTNRDFIQSLALNQEETLRKMRILTFMGIAVDQKEISFDQIIQTLKITEEEVENFIIEVVKSKMAKVKIDQKNRKVFVSYVTHRTFGKHQWQQLRDILTNWQKNLVFIRDRLDTVATPQEETQ, from the exons ATGAACTTTACAACATTCATTTCCCTGCAGGAAACTGAACAG GCTGGTGAGATTAAATCTTACCTGAAGTCACAAGGTGCAAACATAGGTGAAACTTTGTCAGAAAAAGGCATCCAAGAGGACCTCTATGAGATACTTCAGGCAGTAGGAATAGTGTGGAAAAACGATGAAGAACAAG ATATCGAGGCTCTTTTCAACAGCATCCTCTCATTGCTAATTTACCTGCCTGTGGAGGATATGAGCATCTTAGTTCCGAAAGTCAGTGACCACCTAGTAGCTGCAGCAGAAGGCCAGATGTGTGACCTCAGGCTCAAAAT ACTGAGCAGCTTATTCCATGGTGTGGGAGAACAGAATGCTTTGTCTTACATCGTCTATTGTTGCATGCTTCAGGTGGCTGCTCAAGCAAAATCGTGCGAACTAATGCAAACGGAACTAGATCAG GTGAGAGACTGGATAAAACTTTGGCAACTGGACCAAGACAAGATATGTAACCTGTTAAGTTTGTTATATGAAGCTCTCAAAGAAAGTAAACTAAG TGAGGAGGCAAGCAAAGTCATGGTGGAGTTACTAGGGACTTACACAGAGGATAATGCATCACAGGCCAGAGACGAGGCACACAGGTGTATCGAGAATGCTCTCGCTGACCCCAACGTGTACCTCTTTGACCATTTACTCACCCTGAGACCGGTCAAATTTTTGGAAGGAGAAAGGATACACGAG CTTCTCACCATATTTGTTTCCGGTAACCTTGAAATGTACCAAGACTTTTACAACACCAACAGAGATTTTATCCAGTCCTTAG CGTTGAATCAGGAAGAGACTTTACGTAAAATGAGAATCCTGACTTTCATGGGCATCGCCGTGGATCAGAAGGAGATCAGCTTCGATCAGATCATCCAGACACTGAAGATAACGGAGGAAGAAGTGGAGAACTTTATTATCGAAG TGGTCAAGTCAAAGATGGCCAAGGTTAAAATTGATCagaaaaatagaaaagtctTTGTAAG TTACGTCACCCATCGTACTTTTGGCAAACACCAGTGGCAGCAGTTGAGGGACATTCTCACAAATTGGCAGAAGAACTTGGTCTTTATCCGAGACAGACTGGACACAGTGGCAACACCTCAGGAGGAGACCCAGTAA